The following nucleotide sequence is from Erythrobacter aurantius.
GCGATCCTCGACAAGGCAGACGCCATTCGCCGCAGGCGTGAGGAAGCTCTCAGCTTGGCGGATGCGTTTCTGCGGTCAGTATTCCTGGATATGTTTGGAGATCCTGTCACGAACCAGAGAGGTTATCGGCAAATTCCTTTGGGAGAGATCATAAAGGTTTCGAGTGGCAATGGCCTCACAGCAAGGATGATGGATCCAGAGGGAAAATACCCTGTTTACGGTGGCAACGGCATCAATGGCTGTCACGCCGAATATATGTTCGAGGAACCGCAGATAGTCATCGGTAGAGTGGGAGTTTATTGCGGCGCTGTTCACGTCAGCAAGCCAAAATCTTGGATTACAGATAATGCCCTGTACGTTAAGGAATTTAGGATTCCAATCAACCGAACCTACCTCGAATGGGCTCTACGATTTGCAGATCTTAATCAGTACGCCGGGCGAGCGGCTCAGCCGCTAATTTCTGGAAGCAGAATTTACCCTGTAGAGATTGTCGTCCCCGACGATAACGAACAAGCAAAGTTTGAGTGTGTCGTTCATCAGCATGAAGAGCTCGTAGCCTCTCTCCGATCCGCTTCGGCAAAAGCGAACGACTTGTTTGGCTCGCTTGCGCAGCGCGCGTTTCACGGCGAGCTGTAGGAACAGAAAATGCGTCTCAGTCATATCGAAATCGAGAACTTCAAAGGCATAGGAGCGAAGCAAAGCATCGACCTTGCACCAATCACGCTGCTTTTTGGCCCAAACAGTGCCGGCAAGAGCACGATACTTCAGGCTCTGCATTACCTTCGTGAGATTCTTGAAAGAAACAATCCTGACCCGGATCAAACTATCGCTGGTGGTCTGACGGACCTCGGTGGCTTTGCTACGCTCGTACATAATCATGATCTGAGCCAGCCGATCCGTATTAAGGCTCGCCTCGACCTTTCCG
It contains:
- a CDS encoding restriction endonuclease subunit S, which codes for MTATIPLGDLVEIKGGGTPSRAQSTFWDGPIPWATVKDFKTTTLDRTIETITEAGLNNSSANLIPAGSIIVPTRMAVGKAAINNIDIAINQDLKALLPNAAIDRRFLLHFLVSKSEFLNSRAQGATVKGIKLDVLRELPVPDLPTSEQQRIAAILDKADAIRRRREEALSLADAFLRSVFLDMFGDPVTNQRGYRQIPLGEIIKVSSGNGLTARMMDPEGKYPVYGGNGINGCHAEYMFEEPQIVIGRVGVYCGAVHVSKPKSWITDNALYVKEFRIPINRTYLEWALRFADLNQYAGRAAQPLISGSRIYPVEIVVPDDNEQAKFECVVHQHEELVASLRSASAKANDLFGSLAQRAFHGEL